A section of the Microbulbifer pacificus genome encodes:
- a CDS encoding glutathione S-transferase family protein: MQDEVILYTNPQSRGRIARWMLEEVGAPYRTEVLEYGGSMKAPAYLKINPMGKVPAIVHRGEVVTEGAAICAYLAEAFPQAGLAPTPEERASYYRWLFFTAGPLESAIIDTKTFGIEPDAQKQMMVGYGSYAAVLDNLSNWFTGHKYVTGERFTAADVYVGAQINWGLEFGTIEKRAEFSDYAKRVTDRDAYSRATEKDNALVEKA; the protein is encoded by the coding sequence ATGCAAGATGAAGTTATTCTCTATACCAACCCCCAGTCCCGCGGCCGCATTGCGCGCTGGATGCTGGAGGAGGTGGGAGCGCCCTATCGCACGGAAGTGCTCGAATACGGTGGCAGCATGAAAGCGCCCGCCTACCTCAAGATCAACCCCATGGGCAAAGTGCCGGCCATTGTGCACCGCGGTGAAGTGGTGACCGAGGGCGCCGCCATCTGCGCCTACCTGGCGGAAGCCTTCCCGCAAGCGGGGCTGGCACCCACGCCGGAAGAGCGCGCCAGCTACTACCGCTGGCTGTTCTTTACCGCGGGCCCATTGGAGTCAGCGATCATCGACACCAAGACTTTCGGTATCGAGCCAGATGCGCAGAAGCAGATGATGGTGGGCTACGGCAGCTACGCCGCGGTGCTCGACAACCTCTCCAACTGGTTTACGGGACACAAATATGTGACTGGGGAACGTTTTACCGCCGCCGACGTGTATGTGGGAGCGCAGATCAACTGGGGATTGGAGTTCGGCACCATTGAAAAACGTGCGGAATTTTCTGATTACGCCAAGCGCGTCACCGATCGCGACGCGTATAGTCGCGCTACGGAAAAGGACAACGCGTTGGTGGAGAAAGCATGA